In Mycolicibacterium phocaicum, one DNA window encodes the following:
- the garA gene encoding glycogen accumulation regulator GarA, with product MTDNDSGSGTDFGSEEATVETTSVFRADFLNELDAPASTSGTSAVSGVEGLPVGSALLVVKRGPNAGSRFLLDQPSTSAGRHPDSDIFLDDVTVSRRHAEFRLESGEFQVVDVGSLNGTYVNREPVDSAVLANGDEVQIGKFRLVFLTGPKTDDSSAG from the coding sequence GTGACGGATAACGACAGCGGTTCGGGGACTGATTTCGGGTCCGAGGAGGCAACGGTGGAGACCACGTCGGTCTTCCGTGCGGACTTCCTCAATGAGCTCGATGCCCCGGCTTCGACGAGCGGCACCAGTGCCGTCTCCGGAGTTGAAGGACTGCCGGTGGGCTCGGCCCTGCTGGTGGTCAAGCGCGGGCCGAATGCCGGCTCGCGATTCCTGCTGGATCAGCCGAGCACCTCGGCGGGCCGTCATCCCGACAGCGACATCTTCCTCGACGATGTGACGGTGAGCCGTCGCCACGCCGAGTTCCGGCTCGAGTCCGGCGAGTTCCAGGTGGTCGACGTCGGCAGCCTCAACGGCACCTACGTCAACCGCGAGCCCGTCGACTCGGCGGTGCTGGCCAACGGGGACGAGGTCCAGATCGGCAAGTTCCGCCTGGTGTTCCTGACCGGCCCCAAGACCGACGACAGCTCGGCTGGTTAG